The Malus domestica chromosome 13, GDT2T_hap1 genome includes a window with the following:
- the LOC139190909 gene encoding uncharacterized protein, protein MYFDGSSTTTSTGVNIVIQSHDHYRWYFSLKLDFDCTNNQAEYEALVIDLNILHDLKAARVLVLSDSKIVINQLNRTFCCMSYTLVPYHIVASYLAGSFIGITFKHISRIQNTDADELAQIAFEAQL, encoded by the coding sequence atgtatttcgatggGTCTAGTACTACGACCTCAACTGGTGTCAATATTGTCATCCAATCACATGATCACTATAGatggtatttttctctcaagttaGATTTCGATTGTACCAATAACCAGGCTGAATACGAAGCACTTGTTATCGACCTTAATATTCTTCATGACTTGAAAGCAGCTCGAGTACTTGTCCTCAGCGATTCAAAGATTGTCATTAACCAGCTCAACAGGACTTTTTGTTGCATGAGTTATACTCTGGTGCCCTATCACATAGTCGCCAGCTATTTAGCCGGATCATTTATAGGCATCACATTCAAGCATATCTCTCGAATTCAGAATACTGATGCTGAtgagttggctcaaatcgccttCGAAGCACAACTTTGA